ACCACCTTGATGGCGGTGTTGTCGTCGATGGCGTAAGTCGGGACCGGGATTCCGGACGCCCACTTCTGGATGTTGGACAGCTCGGTGTCCTCCATGTCCGGGTGATTGAGGTGGGGGTACAGCGTGAAATCCACCAGCCCCAGCGCCCGGTCGGCGCCCTGCGCCATGTCGCTGCCGTCAGGGACGAATTCGAGGTCGAATTCGGCGTCGCAGTTGTACGGGGTGACCGCGATGCTCCCGGCGCTGACCCCCACATAAACCGTGTCACTCAGCGACGGCAGGATGTCGGCCAGGCCCGACTGGCGCAGCCAGTAGGTCAGGTACAGCACGTCGCCGCCCCAGACCAGGAGGGCATCGGCCTCCCGGACCGCCGGGACCCAGTTCTCTTCTCGAATGGTCGGCAGCGCGGTGAGCTCCAACATCCCCAGGGATTTCCAACCGAGCTGGGACAGCGGGATCGGAGCCTGGCCATGGATCGCCTTCCACGCCCTCTCGCCTCCGCCGGGGAAGGGGTAGACACCGGTGGGGATGAACAGGGCCGTGGACTCGGCGACCGGCTTGCCCAGCAGGTCGACGAGCGCGTCGGAGATGCTCGGGTTACAGATGCCCGACGACGTGAGAAGAAACTTCATCAAATCCGCTCTCCTGAAGCCACCGCCTGACGGCGATCATGTTGCTAATTGGAACCAGCGTCCCGGCTCGCTAACCCGAGCCACACATCGATGGATCATCCGCTGGCGGCCGTCCAACCGTCAACTGCCTCCGCCCGGGTGACGACACAGGTCCGATGCCACGCCCTTACCTGCGTTGTGCTCGCCGGTTCGGGTCTCCCTTCCGGTTCGTCCCGATCGGGGGTTTCGATTCCGCGAGTTCCGGACCCGCCTGACGTGGTGGGAGCATCGGCTGGTCCCGACACCCGAGGCTCGGA
The nucleotide sequence above comes from Micromonospora luteifusca. Encoded proteins:
- a CDS encoding Type 1 glutamine amidotransferase-like domain-containing protein produces the protein MKFLLTSSGICNPSISDALVDLLGKPVAESTALFIPTGVYPFPGGGERAWKAIHGQAPIPLSQLGWKSLGMLELTALPTIREENWVPAVREADALLVWGGDVLYLTYWLRQSGLADILPSLSDTVYVGVSAGSIAVTPYNCDAEFDLEFVPDGSDMAQGADRALGLVDFTLYPHLNHPDMEDTELSNIQKWASGIPVPTYAIDDNTAIKVVDGTVEVISEGDWRLINP